A region of the Myxococcus stipitatus DSM 14675 genome:
CATCATACCCACCCACGAGCTGCCGCGCGTCGTCCTGGCGCCCGGGCTGGTCCAGGTCTTCAACCTTGCACTCTGGCTCCCCTGCCACCGGAGAGATCCAGATGTGCTCATGACGGAACCCCATCACATGCCCCAACTCATGCCGCAGCGTCGCCTCCAGGGTCTGCCCATTCGCTGTCGATGAGACAAAGGCCCGCTCATAGATCCAAAGGATGCGATCAGTGGAACTCGGAGGGAAAGACAAGGCAATGAACGCAGATGGCCCAGAGACATACCGGACCTCAAAGTTCACACGAAGGTTCGGCCCTGACTCCTCCGAATCACACCACACATCTTCAGACTCAAGATGCGCGAAACTCACCCCGACCCGCCGACTCCAGGAGAGTCCAGCAGCCGTCATCGCGGCAGCCACCCTGACCTGCTTGTCCGATGGGAACCTGGGCGAGATGCAGTAGGTCAGCGAGTGCTTCTCCGCCTCCCCCAATACGTCATCAACAATGACGCCACCGCCACTGTCCCGCAGCAGGACCGTCAACGACTGGGACGTGCGCGACATGTACTCTTTGTAGTACTTTCGCAGCGCTTCCTCGCCGTGGATGGCGATGTCTCCCTCGACGATGAAAACCCCAGGCCTCGCGGAGCTCTCGACCGCCTGGGCGCGGAAGGCCTTCCACCCCTCCTCGAACGTCTCATCATGGGAAGGGACACCGATATCCGATGCCCCTCCACAGGAGACCGCCAAGGAGAGCACCAGCGCTTGCGTCATCCACAAGCCAAGTCTGGGCATCCTCATTGGGGCCCCCGACTCAGTTGAAGTTGATGTAGTGGAACGTGGGGTAGGCGGGGCTCTCCGCGTAACACGCCGTATCCACCACCTCGAACCGAACTTCCTTCCCCGCCAGGAACGCTCCCGTCAGCAGCGACAGGATGTTCTTTCCTCCCGTCGACGCCATCGACCAGCGCAGTGAGTTGCCCGAGCACCCCGCAGGGCCCGCCGCCGCTCCTGCCACCTCCACCCAGCACGTGTTGTCGCTCACCGCGCACCCGATGTTCGTGATCTTCCGCAGCCCCGTCGACGAGGCAGCAGCCTCACCCGTGAAACCCAGGACCACCACCACCGCCGCCAGCATCATCATCTTCTTCATATTTGCGAGCTCCAGAAATGACTTCCCATGAAGTTGAACCAACACCAGGCGCGGCACACGCTCCCCGAGCCTGGCTCGACGAAGCGGGACCGAAAGCCCTCCTGGCCACAGGTACACCTCTCCCGTGGCCAGGAGACCTTCCGTAAGCGTCTGGGAGATGTCGCGACTACAGCGGCGTGACTGCCGAGACGATCAGAGCCGGGGCCAGACCATAGATGGTGATGGCTGCACGGTAGTCTGATTCCGTTTGGGAGTAGCCCCCTATAGAGCCAGGAGGCCTGCACTCAGGATAATGCATCACCGACAGTGCATCATATCCACCCACGAGTTGCCGTGCGTCGTCCTGATGCCCGGGCTGTCCCTTGTCTTCATCCGGAGGATCGGGATCCTCACAGTCCTCGGGGATTGGGGTTGCCCAGATGTGCTCATGACGGAATCCCAGCACATGCCCCAGCTCGTGACTGAGGATCCCCTCCAAGGTTCTCCCCCCGCGGGACGTGGTGAAGGCCTTTGGAGCAACATAGAGAATCTTCTCGAAATAGCTCGGGAAGAAGGCCCTCGCGTTGTAGGAAGCCGCAGTTCCCTCAGGCGAAGGCTGAACCTCAAACACCACATTGCTGTTGGTGCCGCCATCCTCGATGGAGCAATATCCGTCCTCGGACGCAACGTGCTGGAAGGACACCCCAACCCTTCGACTCCAGGAGATTGCCGCCGCATTTATCGCGGCGACCAACCGAGGCCTCTCCCCAGCAGGAAAGCCGTCACCAATACAGTACGTCAATGAGTGCTTCTGGGCCGCAGTCCAGACATCGTCCACTCCCGCATGAAGTCGGACCGTCAATGGCTGGGAAGCACGGGCCATATACTCCTTGTAATACTTGCGCAGCGCATCCTCGCCGTAGAGAGCGATGTCTCCCTCGACAATGAAAACACCTGGGCGCACGGCACTCTCGACCACCTGGGCGCGGAAGGCCTTCCACCCATCCTCGAACGAATCATGAGAAGGGACACCGATATCCGATGCCTCTCCACAGGAGACCGCCAAGGAGAGCACCAGCGCTTGCGTCATCCACAAGCCAAGTCTGGGCATCCTCATTGGGGCCCCCGACTCAGTTGAAGTTGATGTAGTGGAACGTGGGGTAGGCGGGGCTCTCCGCGTAACACGCCGTATCCACCACCTCGAACCGAACTTCCTTCCCCGCCAGGAACGCTCCCGTCAGCAGCGACAAGATGTTCTTCCCTCCCGTCGACGCCATCGACCAGCGCAGTGAGTTGCCCGAGCACCCCGCAGGGCCCGCCGCCGCTCCTGCCACCTCCACCCAGCACGTGTTGTCGCTCACCGCGCAACCCATGTTCGTGATCTTCCGCAGCCCCGTCGACGAGGCAGCAGCCTCACCCGCGAAACCCAGCACCGCCGCCATCGACAGCATCATCAGCTTCTTCATATGTATGGGCTCCGGCAATGCCTTCCAACGAGGGTGAACCGCACGCAAAGCGCGGCATTGCCAAGACGAACCATACCCGCAAGAACCAAACATCTCAATACACCCTCATCATCGAACAACCATTTTCTTCACCTATCCCTGGCAGCCCGCCTGGTCACAGAAAACTGTCACCCTGACCTCTGGCAGTGACAGAAAACTGTCTACCTGAGACGCCCCACAGTGTGATTCTTCACCCCCTGCGCTCCCGTCGCGTCTGGTGACAAAAACCGTCACCCCGTCCGGCCCCTCGACGCACCCGGGATTGCGCTGCCCTCCACGGAGAGTCTCAACGTCACACGCCGAGCGCAGGAGCCAGACCATTGACGGGTCAGCGCGCCACCACGTCTCCTGGAGGTCCCTGTTCTCGGAGAGGCCCGGCGCGCCCGCTCAATCCCAAGCACTGCAAATCAAGTGAACTCACGGACCCCGGCAAGCCGCGCCTCATTTCCAGAAGCTCCTTGTGACGGATTCACGGAGCTGGCCCAGACAGAGAGTCACTCGACGGTGCACAAGAACCCTCATGAGCGCGAACTGGCTTGGTTGGAGATGAGCGCCCTTCCTTGTGGCATGTGCCTCTGACGTGACGATCAGAGCCCCCAAGAACCGTGGGCTGCCGGAATCCGGTGGGGACAGACGCTGGCTTGAAGCCGGACGAGGCGCTCCGACCCGCGGCCGCCATCCGGTCGTCCCCAAGGCCATGGGCGAAGGGACCTCTGGCCTCGAGCGATCCAACGGCCTCTGCACGGCCACCGCCTAAGGCCCAACAGGAGCCCCCCGCGCAGTGCATGAGCGACGCCGGGCCGGGCCGCTTCCGGGCTGGCCCAAGGTGCCTGGCCAGGAACACGGCCCCAGACCGCAAGGACGACCCGACGTGCATCGGCGCCGAGGAGACCACCCGCCATGGACGCCCTGGGCGGCACGGGACTCGCCGGGAGCTGCCTCCACCTGACGCTTGTGTCCTTCCGGCTCCACCTCGGCCGAGGCCCCTCTGCGCGCGCCGCGCTCATGTCTCAGGCAGCAGGTCCGCCCACACCGCGGGGGGTGCGCGAAACACCCCTTTCGTGACGAGCGGCCGACGCCTGGAACGTCCGCGAAACACACCGTGACAGGGGGCCCTTGCCCTGGGGAGGCCGGAAGCACAGCATGCGCGCCCACAGTGTCCGCGAACGTCACGCCTCCCACTCCCCACACCACGTACACCGAGCGCCGCGCCTCCGCGCAGGCCGAGCTGTCCGCCCTGGACCGCGTCAGCGCTCGCTACGCCAACCTCCGCACCCTCGCCTTCCTCTTCGCCGTCGTCCTCGGCGGACTCATCATCACCGGCCGGATTCCCAAGACGTGGTGGTGGGGCGCGGTGGGCGCCGCCGTCGCGTACGGCGTGCTCGCCGTCCTCCATCATCAAATCTTCCGCCGCGAGGCTCGCCAGCGCCTCTACGTGACGCTCAACGAGCGCGGCCTCGCGAGACTCGGCCACGGCTGGCACGAGTTCCCCGAGCGCGGCGAGCGCTTCGCCTCCCCCTCCCACCTCTACACCCCTGACCTGGATGTCTTCGGCCAGGGCAGCCTCTTCCAGCTCCTCAACGAGACCGCCACCCGCGCCGGAGAGGAGCGACTGGCCTCCTGGCTCTCCGCCCCCGCCTCCGTGGAGACCGTGGAAGCCCGCCAGGGCGCCGCTCGGGAACTGGCCCCGCGCGTGGACTTCCGCCAGGACCTCTGCGTCGACGCACGCACCGTGGCCAAGGAGAAGGCCGACCCCGCCCTCTTCATCCAATGGGCGGAAGCGGGCCCCTCCCTCACGTCCATCCGCTGGTCCCGCCCCCTGGCCCTCCTCCTCCCCCCGGTGACGCTGGCCCTCTTCATCCTGGGCGAAGTCGGCGTGCTCCCCGGCTCCTCCGTCTGGGCCGGCCTCGCCGCGCAGCTCGCCGTCGCCGTCGCCACCCGCCGCACGCTGCGGAAGATGGATGAGGCCGTGGAGAAGGGAGAGCAGGGCTTCGTCCGCTACGCCCCCCTCTTCGAGCGCATGGAGAGCCAGCGCTTCGAACACCCCCTCCTGCGAAACCTCCAGCAGGGCCTCCAGCCCCAGGGCGAGCCCCCCGTCTCCGCCCACTTCCACCGCTTCAGCCAGCTCTTCTCCCTCATCGAGTTCAAGCGCCACCAGTTCCACCCCCTGGTGCACTGGCTCACCCTCTGGGATATCCACGCCCTCTTCGCGCTGGAGAACTGGCGCGCGAAGCACGGCGCCCATCTGCGCCATTGGTTCGAGTCCCTCGCCGAGCTCGAGGCGCTCTCCTGCGTCGCCGGCCTCGCGCATGACCGCCCCGCCTTCGCCTGGCCCACCCTGGAGGCCCGAGGCCCCGTGATGGAGGCGAAGCAGCTGGGCCACCCGCTCCTCGACGCCCCCGTCCCCAACGACGTCGCCCTGCCCGGCCCCGGGCACGCCCTGGTCATCACCGGCTCCAACATGAGCGGCAAGACAACGCTGATGCGCGCCATGGGCACCAACGTCGTGCTGGCCCTCGCCGGCGCCCCGGTGTGCGCCACGTCCCTGCGCCTGTCCCCGCTCCAGGTCCTCACCAGCATGCGCGTGAAGGACTCGCTCGAGCGCGGCGTCTCGTACTTCTACGCGGAGGTGCAGCGCATCAAGGCCGTGCTGGACGCGGCGCGCGCGGCGAACGGGCAGGCCCTGTTCCTCCTCGACGAAATCCTCCTGGGCACCAACACCCGCGAGCGACAGCTCGCCTCGCGCGAGGTGCTCCGGCTCCTGCTGTCCACCGGGGCCGCGGGCGCGGTGACGACGCATGACCTATCGCTGACGGCGCTCGCCGAAGAGGCCGGGGCGCACGTGCTCAACGTCCACTTCCGCGACCACCTGGAGGACGGGAAGATGGTCTTCGACTACACGCTGCGAGAGGGCGTCGTCGACACCACCAACGCGCTGCGCGTGCTGCGCCTCGCGGGTGTCCCCGTCGACGACCCGGAAGCCCCCGCGAGCTGACCTTCGCGCCAAAGAAAGCGGGCCCCGGGAAGCGCTTCCCCGGGGCCCGCGAAGTTTCAGGCCCTGAAGCCCGAGCGCGCGACTACTTCGCGTTCTCGATGAGCGCCGCGGCGCCCATGCCGCCACCGATGCACATGGTGACGACGCCGTAGCGGCCGTTGCGGCGCTTCAGCTCCTGCAGAATCGTGGCGACCAGGCGCGCACCGGACACGCCCAGCGGGTGGCCCAGGGCGATGGCGCCACCGTTGGGGTTCACCTTGTCCTCGGAGATGCCCAGCTCACGGATGCAGTACAGCGCCTGCGGAGCGAAGGCCTCGTTCAGCTCGAAGACGTCGATGTCCTTCACCTCGAGCTTGTTCTTCGCCAGCAGCTTGCGCACCGCGGGCACGGGGCCGATGCCCATGACCTCCGGAGGCACGCCCGCGACGGCGAAGTCCAGGAAGTAGCCCAGCGGCTTGACGCCCAGCTCCTTCGCCTTCTCCTCGCTCATCACCACCGCGGCCGCCGCGCCGTCCGTCAGCGGCGACGCGTTGCCGGCCGTCACCACGCCCTTGGCGTTGAACGCGGGCTTGAGCTTGTTCAGGCCCTCGAACGTCGTCTCCGGGCGCAGGATGGTGTCCACCGACACCGTCACCGTCTTCGCGTTGCCCTCCTCGTCGTACACGGTGGTCGTGACGGGGATGATCTCCGCGGCGAACTTGCCCTGCTCCCGCGCGGCGGCGGCGCGGCGCTGGCTCTCCGCGGCGAACTTGTCGGAGTCCTCGCGCGACACGTTGTGACGCGAGGCGATGTTCTCCGCCGTCACACCCATCGACGAGTAGATCTCCGGGTGGTTCGCCATGATTTCAGGGTTGGCGCTCACCTTGTTGCCGCCCATGGGGACCATGGACATGGACTCGGTGCCACCGCCGATGCCCACCTGGATCTGCCCCGCCTGGATGGCCGCCGCCACCTGGGCGATGGCCTGCGTTCCAGAGGAACAGAAGCGGTTGATGGTCATCGCCGGCACGTCGACCGGCAGGCCCGCCAGGAGCGTGGCCTGACGCGCCACGTTCATGCCCTGCTCGGCCTCCGGCATCGCACAGCCGAGGACCACGTCCTCGACATCCGAGCCCTTCAGTCCGGGGACCTTGGCGACCGCTTCCTTGATGGCGATGGCGGCCAGGGTATCCGGCCGCGTGTCCTTGAACTCGCCCTTGTGCGCGCGGGTGAACGGCGTGCGGACCGCGCTGGCAATCACGACTCGACCAGGCATTTTGCTTGTCTCCTTGCCCGAGGAGTCCCCGGGCATTCAGCGAATCTTTGTGTCGTGGTCAATGAATACCGGCGGGCCGCTAGTTGCGCAGCGGCTTGCCCTTCTCGATCATGAACGTCAGGCGGTCCTGGGTCTTCTCCTCGCCGCACAGGCTCAGGAAGGCCTCGGCCTCCAGCTCGAGCAGCTTGTCCTCGGTGACGAGCGCCGTGGTGCTCGTCTCACCGCCGGTCAGCACCCGAGCCAGCTTCTGGCCAATCTTGCGGTCGTGGGCGCTGACCTGGCCGTTCATCTCCATGTCGTACAGCATCATGTCGATGGTGGCGTAGCCGCTGGGGCCGCCCAGGCGGAAGCGCGTGGGGCGCGGCGCGCGGAAGCCCGAGTCCGCCATGCCCAGCACGCGCGCCTTCGCGTCCGACAGGAGGAAGTCGCGGTTGGCGCTGATGCCGTCCGACGCGGAGAGGAAGCCCGCCTCGCGCGCCTCCTCGGCGCTGGTGGCGACCTTCGCGGTGCCGATGGACAGGAACGCCTTCTTGAGGAAGGGCAGCGGATCGAAGTCCTTGTCCGTGGAGTACGCGCCGTAGAGGTTGCGCAGCAGCTGCATGTTGCCGCCGCCGCCGGGGATGAGGCCCACGCCGACCTCGACGAGGCCCATGTACAGCTCCGCGCTCGCCTGCACCGCGTTGCCGCCCATCGTCGCCTCGGCGCCGCCGCCCAGCGTCAGATTGAAGGGCGCCGTCACGACGGGCACCGGGCTGTAGCGCATGCGCTGGTTGGCCTGCTGGAAGGACGTCACCAGCTTGCGGATGTCCTCGTACTGGCCGCTCTTCGCCGCCCACACCAGCGCGACGATGTTGGCGCCCGCGGAGAAGTTGGCGCCGTCGTTGCCGATCACGAGGCCCTTGAAGTTCTTCTCCGTCTCGTCCAGCGCCGTGTGCATCATCTCGATGATCTGGTCATCGATGGAGTTCATCTTCGTGTGGAACTCCAGCAGCGTGGCGCCGTCGCCCATGTCCCACAGGGTGGCGGAGTCGTTGCCGGCGACCTTCTTGTTGCCGCGCTTGAGGTACTCCACGCGCTGCGTGCGCGCGTTCTCCGGCACCACCTTCACGGACTTCGTGGGGATGTCCCAGTACGTGTCCTTGCCGTTCGCCACGCCGTAGAAGGACTCGCGGCCCGCGGCCAGCATGTCCTCCACCCACGCGGCCGGCTTCAGGCCCAGCGCCTTCATCCGCTCGACGCCCTTCTTCACGCCGTACGCGTCCCA
Encoded here:
- a CDS encoding matrixin family metalloprotease; amino-acid sequence: MTQALVLSLAVSCGGASDIGVPSHDETFEEGWKAFRAQAVESSARPGVFIVEGDIAIHGEEALRKYYKEYMSRTSQSLTVLLRDSGGGVIVDDVLGEAEKHSLTYCISPRFPSDKQVRVAAAMTAAGLSWSRRVGVSFAHLESEDVWCDSEESGPNLRVNFEVRYVSGPSAFIALSFPPSSTDRILWIYERAFVSSTANGQTLEATLRHELGHVMGFRHEHIWISPVAGEPECKVEDLDQPGRQDDARQLVGGYDVLSVMHYAQCRPAGSPWAYAQTETDYRAAISIYGLAPSLIVSAVTPL
- a CDS encoding matrixin family metalloprotease; its protein translation is MTQALVLSLAVSCGEASDIGVPSHDSFEDGWKAFRAQVVESAVRPGVFIVEGDIALYGEDALRKYYKEYMARASQPLTVRLHAGVDDVWTAAQKHSLTYCIGDGFPAGERPRLVAAINAAAISWSRRVGVSFQHVASEDGYCSIEDGGTNSNVVFEVQPSPEGTAASYNARAFFPSYFEKILYVAPKAFTTSRGGRTLEGILSHELGHVLGFRHEHIWATPIPEDCEDPDPPDEDKGQPGHQDDARQLVGGYDALSVMHYPECRPPGSIGGYSQTESDYRAAITIYGLAPALIVSAVTPL
- a CDS encoding MutS-related protein, whose translation is MSANVTPPTPHTTYTERRASAQAELSALDRVSARYANLRTLAFLFAVVLGGLIITGRIPKTWWWGAVGAAVAYGVLAVLHHQIFRREARQRLYVTLNERGLARLGHGWHEFPERGERFASPSHLYTPDLDVFGQGSLFQLLNETATRAGEERLASWLSAPASVETVEARQGAARELAPRVDFRQDLCVDARTVAKEKADPALFIQWAEAGPSLTSIRWSRPLALLLPPVTLALFILGEVGVLPGSSVWAGLAAQLAVAVATRRTLRKMDEAVEKGEQGFVRYAPLFERMESQRFEHPLLRNLQQGLQPQGEPPVSAHFHRFSQLFSLIEFKRHQFHPLVHWLTLWDIHALFALENWRAKHGAHLRHWFESLAELEALSCVAGLAHDRPAFAWPTLEARGPVMEAKQLGHPLLDAPVPNDVALPGPGHALVITGSNMSGKTTLMRAMGTNVVLALAGAPVCATSLRLSPLQVLTSMRVKDSLERGVSYFYAEVQRIKAVLDAARAANGQALFLLDEILLGTNTRERQLASREVLRLLLSTGAAGAVTTHDLSLTALAEEAGAHVLNVHFRDHLEDGKMVFDYTLREGVVDTTNALRVLRLAGVPVDDPEAPAS
- a CDS encoding thiolase family protein; translated protein: MPGRVVIASAVRTPFTRAHKGEFKDTRPDTLAAIAIKEAVAKVPGLKGSDVEDVVLGCAMPEAEQGMNVARQATLLAGLPVDVPAMTINRFCSSGTQAIAQVAAAIQAGQIQVGIGGGTESMSMVPMGGNKVSANPEIMANHPEIYSSMGVTAENIASRHNVSREDSDKFAAESQRRAAAAREQGKFAAEIIPVTTTVYDEEGNAKTVTVSVDTILRPETTFEGLNKLKPAFNAKGVVTAGNASPLTDGAAAAVVMSEEKAKELGVKPLGYFLDFAVAGVPPEVMGIGPVPAVRKLLAKNKLEVKDIDVFELNEAFAPQALYCIRELGISEDKVNPNGGAIALGHPLGVSGARLVATILQELKRRNGRYGVVTMCIGGGMGAAALIENAK